A single region of the Cyanobacteria bacterium FACHB-DQ100 genome encodes:
- a CDS encoding peptidoglycan DD-metalloendopeptidase family protein: MKLNRTGRLSRSLVLFVFSLGVFVMLGWSRPSIAVQTGELFASNPSTQINVRTSPSTTAPLAGIAFPGDQVQILSTTQSRDGFTWYQMQSNRSGIVGWVRGDLVRPFGAVARRTVAPSIAAAQPVVAPQPQVFTPAKTAAVEKNPFIPVPQVSNCAPVYPVRPPVVNQGFGRVSDPFNARQSHFHTGIDFDGKIGTPINSPVCGTVSYVGREQDGNSYEWGYGWHVKIRDSEGKIHLFAHISKAYVKVGQTVTSGQLIAAIGNNGNSTGPHLHYEIRQGADTYQSAINPMPFLALVRQADGSQAGLILPTEYR; encoded by the coding sequence ATGAAACTAAATCGTACAGGGCGGCTATCTCGTAGCCTAGTTTTGTTTGTGTTCAGCCTTGGTGTGTTCGTCATGCTAGGGTGGTCTCGTCCCTCGATCGCCGTTCAAACGGGCGAACTATTCGCAAGCAACCCCTCGACCCAGATTAACGTCCGCACCAGTCCGTCTACTACTGCTCCACTAGCAGGCATTGCTTTTCCGGGCGATCAGGTTCAAATTCTCAGCACAACCCAAAGCCGAGACGGGTTTACCTGGTATCAGATGCAGTCTAACCGTTCTGGAATCGTCGGCTGGGTACGGGGCGATTTAGTGAGGCCCTTTGGTGCAGTAGCCCGACGAACGGTAGCCCCCTCGATCGCAGCCGCTCAACCCGTTGTAGCTCCTCAACCTCAAGTCTTCACGCCCGCAAAAACAGCAGCCGTAGAAAAGAATCCGTTCATTCCCGTTCCGCAAGTCTCCAACTGTGCTCCCGTCTATCCAGTCCGGCCTCCTGTCGTGAATCAAGGCTTTGGACGAGTCAGCGATCCCTTCAACGCTAGACAGAGCCATTTTCATACAGGCATAGACTTCGATGGCAAGATTGGCACTCCAATTAACAGTCCAGTCTGTGGAACCGTGTCTTACGTCGGACGGGAACAAGACGGAAATAGTTACGAATGGGGCTATGGTTGGCACGTCAAAATCCGCGACAGCGAAGGGAAGATTCATCTCTTCGCTCACATCAGTAAAGCCTATGTCAAGGTAGGACAGACTGTTACATCGGGTCAGTTAATCGCAGCGATCGGCAACAATGGAAATTCCACAGGGCCGCATCTGCATTACGAAATTCGCCAAGGGGCAGATACTTATCAAAGCGCGATTAACCCCATGCCATTTCTCGCGCTTGTCCGGCAGGCGGACGGTTCACAAGCTGGACTCATCCTGCCGACTGAATACCGGTAG